A single Lolium perenne isolate Kyuss_39 chromosome 6, Kyuss_2.0, whole genome shotgun sequence DNA region contains:
- the LOC127305399 gene encoding transcriptional corepressor LEUNIG_HOMOLOG, producing MAQSNWEADKMLDVYIYDYLLKRNLQTTAKAFMAEGKVAADPVAIDAPGGFLFEWWSVFWDIFIARTNEKHSEVAAAYLEAQQIKAREHQQQMQMQQLQLIQQRHAQMQRTNSGHPSLNGPINGLNSDGILGSTASVLAAKMYEERLKHPHSMDSEGSQLIDASRMALLKSAATNHTGQLVPGTAGNVSTTLQQIQARNQQSIDIKSEANMGVAQRSMPMDPSSLYGQGIMQQKPGLGGAGLNQGVSGLPLKGWPLTGIDQLRPNLGAQMQKPFLSTQSQFQLMSPQQQQQLLAQAQVQGSLGNSSHYGDMDPRRFTTLARGVGMNGKDGQPVGTDGCISSPMQSSSPKIRPDQEYLMKMQQTSSQQPQEQLQQQQQQNQQQQQQQNQQQQMQQNNRKRKQTTSSGPANSTGTGNTVGPSANSPPSTPSTHTPEGLGMAGNMRHVPKNLMMYGADGAGLASSSNQMDDLEPFGDVGSLDDNVESFLSNDDGDARDIFAALKGGPTEPNPAASKGFTFSEVNCWRTSNSKIVCCNFSYDGKILASAGHEKKAVLWNMDTFQTHYLPEEHTGIITDVRFRPISMQMATSSFDRTIKLWNAADPGYSQHTFTGHNGHVTSLDFHPKKTDLLCSCDGNGEIRYWNVTQLACVRVIKGGTAQVRFQPNTGQFLAAASENVVSIFDVDTHTKKYILQGHNTDVQSVCWDNTGEYLASVSQDLVKVWSISSGECIHEVSSNGNKFHSCVFHPSYTNLLVIGGYQSMELWNMVKNQSMTVQAHEGLIAALAQSPVTGMVASASHDNSVKLWK from the exons ATGGCGCAGAGCAATTGGGAAGCGGATAAGAT GCTCGATGTGTATATCTACGACTACTTGCTCAAGCGGAACCTGCAGACCACCGCCAAGGCCTTCATGGCGGAGGGGAAGGTCGCCGCTGACCCAGTTG CAATTGATGCTCCTGGGGGGTTTCTCTTTGAGTGGTGGTCTGTCTTTTGGGATATATTTATTGCAAGGACAAATGAGAAGCATTCTGAGGTTGCAGCTGCTTACCTAGAG GCACAACAAATAAAAGCAAGAGAGCACCAGCAGCAGATGCAGATGCAACAATTGCAACTTATCCAACAAAGGCATGCTCAAATGCAGCGAACCAATTCAGGCCATCCTTCGCTTAATGGCCCAATAAATGGCCTAAACTCTGATGGCATTCTGGGATCGACAGCAAGTGTTTTGGCTGCCAAGATGTACGAAGAGCGCTTGAAGCACCCTCATTCCATGGATTCCGAGGGATCGCAGCTTAtcgatgctagtaggatggctctTCTTAAGTCGGCAGCAACAAACCATACAGG GCAATTAGTTCCTGGAACTGCAGGAAATGTATCTACTACACTGCAACAGATTCAGGCTCGGAATCAGCAATCAATT GATATTAAGAGTGAAGCTAACATGGGTGTAGCCCAAAGATCTATGCCCATGGATCCATCGTCCTTATATGGACAGGGAATAATGCAGCAAAAACCTGGATTAGGTGGTGCAG GACTGAACCAAGGAGTGAGTGGTCTACCTTTGAAGGGCTGGCCATTAACT GGAATAGACCAACTTCGACCAAATTTAGGTGCTCAAATGCAGAAGCCATTTCTTTCAACACAGTCACAGTTTCAACTTATGTCGCCGCAACAACAGCAGCAACTCTTAGCACAGGCTCAAGTACAAGGGAGCCTTGGTAACTCAAGTCATTATGGAGATATGGACCCCCGTAGATTTACAACACTAGCCAGGGGGGTTGGCATGAATGGTAAAGACGGACAACCTGTTGGGACTGATGGATGCATTAGTTCCCCAATGCAATCCAGTTCACCAAAAATTAGACCAGACCAAGAATATCTCATGAAG ATGCAGCAAACATCTTCTCAGCAACCACAGGAACAacttcagcaacagcagcagcagaaccagcaacagcagcagcagcaaaatCAACAGCAGCAAATGCAACAG AACAATAGAAAAAGAAAGCAAACTACATCGTCAGGCCCAGCAAATAGTACTGGAACAGGAAATACGGTTGGCCCTTCTGCCAACTCTCCGCCGTCAACTCCATCCACACATACACCTGAAGGACTTGGAATGGCTGGCAATATGCGGCATGTTCCAAAAAATTTAATGATGTATGGCGCAGATGGAGCTGGACTTGCATCCTCGTCAAATCAAATG GATGATCTTGAACCTTTTGGTGATGTTGGCTCATTAGATGATAATGTCGAATCTTTCTTGTCCAATGATGATGGAGATGCCAGGGATATTTTTGCCGCACTTaaaggaggccccacagagcctaACCCAGCAGCTTCGAAAG GTTTTACCTTTAGTGAGGTTAATTGTTGGCGAACAAGCAACAGCAAGATAGTATGCTGCAACTTTTCGTATGACGGGAAGATCTTGGCTAGTGCTGGACACGAAAAGAAG GCTGTACTTTGGAACATGGACACTTTCCAGACACACTATTTACCAGAAGAGCACACTGGCATTATCACTGATGTCCGTTTCAGACCTATCTCCATGCAGATGGCAACATCATCTTTTGACAGAACAATTAAACTATGGAACGCTGCAGAC CCTGGATACTCTCAGCATACATTTACTGGGCATAATGGTCATGTCACATCGCTAGATTTTCATCCAAAGAAGACAGACCTGTTGTGCTCTTGtgatggcaatggtgaaattcgatACTGGAACGTGACTCAGCTTGCCTGTGTGCGTGTTATAAAG GGTGGTACTGCTCAAGTTCGTTTTCAACCTAACACCGGACAGTTTCTCGCAGCTGCTTCTGAAAATGTTGTTTCTATATTTGATGTTGACACACATACCAAAAAGTACATCCTGCAG GGCCATAACACAGACGTTCAGTCAGTGTGCTGGGACAACACCGGGGAGTACCTTGCTTCTGTTAGCCAGGATCTAGTAAAGGTTTGGTCAATATCATCAGGAGAGTGCATTCATGAGGTCAGCTCAAATGGAAATAAGTTCCATTCTTGTGTGTTCCACCCAAGTTATACCAATCTCTTGGTGATTGGAGGCTACCAG TCTATGGAGCTATGGAACATGGTAAAGAACCAAAGCATGACGGTACAGGCTCATGAAGGTCTTATTGCGGCGCTGGCACAATCACCAGTAACTGGAATGGTGGCTTCTGCGAGCCACGACAATTCTGTCAAGTTGTGGAAGTAG
- the LOC127305400 gene encoding uncharacterized protein codes for MAASTKSLFLQAALLLLAAGLLVSSCYASPDATTQGDVKAAPAPATTTGRTTDPKCSEMFRCTPDNCNDYCVLIGLHDSKGFCSYRGLNFYCCCSVPFRRTAAAKTPVISS; via the exons ATGGCCGCCAGTACCAAGTCGCTGTTTCTCCAGGCagctctcctcctcctcgccgccggcCTCCTGGTCTCGTCCTGCTACGCGTCTCCAGACGCCACCACTCAAG GCGACGTGaaggcggcgccggcgccggcgacgaccACGGGGCGGACCACGGACCCCAAGTGCTCGGAGATGTTCCGGTGCACCCCCGATAATTGCAACGACTACTGCGTCCTCATCGGCCTGCACGACTCCAAGGGCTTCTGCAGCTACCGCGGCCTCAACTTCTACTGCTGCTGCTCCGTCCCCTTCCgccgcaccgccgccgccaaGACGCCAGTCATCTCCTCCTAG
- the LOC127309189 gene encoding uncharacterized protein — protein sequence MASSPKAALLLLAAALLLSCCCASHATGGETHQEKEAVTMPMSTDPSKCERMVPCSEDMCTEHCVRIGLGNERGFCSFLNLQFVCCCPITFGRAATKIPLSSVKHF from the exons ATGGCCAGCAGTCCCAAGGCTGCTcttctcctcctcgccgccgctctGCTGCTGTCGTGCTGCTGCGCATCACACGCCACAG gcggcgagacgcatcagGAGAAGGAGGCGGTGACCATGCCGATGTCGACGGACCCGTCCAAGTGCGAGCGGATGGTGCCGTGCAGTGAGGACATGTGCACGGAGCACTGCGTCCGGATCGGGCTCGGCAACGAGAGGGGCTTCTGCAGCTTCCTCAACCTGCAGTTCGTCTGCTGCTGCCCCATAACGTTCGGGCGCGCCGCCACCAAGATCCCATTATCCTCCGTCAAGCACTTCTAA